The segment TGAGCTTATTAAGGAGATACTGTCCACTAAATTTGGCAACTATCCGAAGTTTCCGATTAATCCCCTTGCAAGACAACTGGTGGGACAGGGACTGGTGGGGTTGAAAGGTGAGAAATGGGCTCAGCATAGGAAAATCATCAACCCTGCTTTCCATATGGATCTGTTGAAGGTGAGGAACTGAATGTCTGTATTTATTTCCTAAATTAAGAACATAATGATCTAATAAATAAGTTGAATTATATTTTAGAGAGAAAAAAATATCAAGTTCCTACTGATAAATAAACATAAATCTACTTTGCATATCAATCGTCTGAAAATTTCATGAGGTTTGATTGTTGGACCAACACCCAATCAAAGGATAAAGCCCTCTTTCCAAGAACGCAGGAGCTGACCATCGCACCTTTACTACTTGCAGAGCCTGGGTGATTCCCCTGATTAGGTGTAATCTCGAGGTTATGTAGATGCCCAAGTATCCCACGACCAATTATTACCCTATAAAATATGTCTCCATTGCGAAATTTTGCACTTTGGGCGTCATAACAAACATTGGTGAGTGTTTGAGCCCTGATTCTCATCACAGCCAGAGCCAAGTAAAAATCAGTTTGAAATAGCAAGCACTTGGTTTTAAGAAGCTTCTAGTCTTGAATCTTTAGCCGTCTTAAAAGGATATTCAGTCCAAGGTCATATTAAACTAATGTCCTGGGTTGACATGCCTTTAATGAAGGGTTATGTCTGAGTGCAAGATCCTGGTCAATTTGACAGAATATAATACTTCTGTGTGGTGTTTACCACCAAAGATATTGCTTCAGGGGGCGATGAGTCTCTCACCTTTATAATTATTTATCCACTAATCTCATTTGTGATTTAATACAATTAAGACTTGTGCTCAAGAGCAACAACTAAAGTCTTATCCCATTCATGTCAGCTTATCAAGGATAAGCTGAATATTCAGTCTCAAAGGATCTCTTCTGATCATAGGAAGTCGGAGGCTAGGTTCGAATGAAATGATTTGAGTTTTACGGTTGCAAGCTCACAAAAAACAAAAGGGTCTTCTGTAATGAGCAAGCAAAACCCTTTGGTTTCTGTtttttctttacattttggtaAGGATTTGGACCCAGCTGTTGTGGATTCTGTTGAAGACGTAAACCAGAGCTTCTCCCTCTGGTTGAGATTGGTTCTTCAAAGAATTATAAAACAACCCGATCGGATGATCGGATCAGAAATTGCTTCAGAGCTCTTTAGAGAGGCTTGATTTCAAACCTCCTTGACTGTGTCGGCTGTCTTGTTACTCTTACGCTGCTATTTGTGTTGGCTGTCTCTTTGTTGTAATGTTGGTGTTTGATTTGCTTGGGCCTTTCTTATCTTAAGACCAGTTTCTTTGTGGATCCTTTATTCCTGTTGtaattttgtttgttttgatgTGTAAGATTTTTGGACACTTCCAAATTTGACATTTAGAAAAAAATTACTAGtagaaaaatgatattatgattTAACTTTGTTTAATCAACCGACCAGTGGAGACGAGACCTTGCCCTCTTGAATTCAGATCTCTTGGCTGGTGCTTCTGAATAGCAGTACTCTGTTCGATCCATAGAAGTTACTTTTAGCTTAAATATACTTCAGACCATGACTGCCAAAGAAAACCTTATATTTTAGAATCTATGCAGATTATTTTTCAAATAGTTCTCTATTTTGATATTTATAAATTCACGGTTTCATAGGAAGATATTTATATTCATAATGTCAGAAACTTATTTATTTTGATTATACTCTTTCTTTAATTGCAGGGGATGATTCCAACAATTGTGAAAAGCAGTGCCAATATGTTGGAGGAATGGAGAAAATTGATATTGTCAGGTGCACCGGAAATTGATGTGCTAAAGGGGTTCCGCGATCTTACAGCAGATGTTATTTCCCGCACAGCATTTGGAAGCAGTTTTACGGAGGGAAAGGATATCTTTGATATGCAGACAAAACAAACGATTCTAGTACTTGAAGCATTTCATAGTGTTTATATTCCAGGTTTCAGGTGACAAACTTGAGTTCTGTGACAGTATAATTGTCAATCTTAAATTTTCTCTGTTCTTGATAGTTTTTTCTTGAAACAGTCGCTGGAGAGGTTTTCCAATTTTTGTCTCACAGTTGAGAGTGCCACTTGTTTTTCAACTCAAATAACTTTGTCCTTCTTTTGATTTCTTACATTGATACGTAATGTCTGAGAGTAACTCCTTTCATCAGGTTTCTGCCTACCACAAAGAATAGGCAACGTTGGAATTTAGAGAAAGAAATAAGAAGATGTGTAAGACAAGTTATAGATGCCAGGGAAAAGACTGCTATAACGGAAAAAAATGGTAGATATGGTGCCGATCTGCTTGGTTTAATGATGTCTGAAAGCAAGAAGCAGGTGGGAGTGAATGGTAATAGTAATGCAGGCCTGTGTACAGAGGAAATCATTGATGAATGTAAGACTTTCTACTTTGCTGGTCATGAAACAACATCAGTACTGTTGACATGGACTATAATATTGTTGGGCATACATCAAGATTGGCAAGAGCGAGGCCGCAGAGAGGTGGTGGAAGTATGTGGGAGAAACAATGATCCAGATCCAGACAGCTTAAGTCGCCTCAAAATTGTAAGGACCATCTCACACACCCACATTAACAAGTAATAACAATCACAGTTAAACCAGCACTGAGATTTGAATTCAATTACAGTATTTTGGATACCCCATAAAATATTGTTTGAATGTTTTATAGGTGGGAATGATCATAAACGAGACCTTGAGACTTTATCCTCCAGCAATGTTTCTGTTGCGACAGGCATGTGAGCCAATGAAACTTGGAAAGCTGTCAATTCCTGCCGGCACTGAACTTTTTATTCCGATCCTTGCAATTCACCATGACCCTGCTTTGTGGGGAAATGATGCCAAAGATTTCAACCCAGGGCGATTCAGTGAAGGAATTGCAAAGGCTGCAAAGCATCCAATGGCATTTATGCCCTTTGGTGCAGGTCCAACTATATGTGTGGGCCAAAATTTTGCCTTGTTGGAAGCAAAATTAGTGCTGGCCATGATTCTGCAAAATTTCTATTTTGTCACTTCACCTTCTTATGCTCATGCTCCTATGTCTTCAGCTACTCTGCGACCTCAATATGGAGCACCAGTTATCTTCCGCATGGACTAATATTATCTGATAACAGTACTACTTAGAAACTCCTCTATCTATTAAAATTTCAGCTATGATTATGTATTTACTGTTGATGTTGACcttggaaaataatgtttatacTTTGTAATAAGGTTGTTTTCATGATTTagtattaataattaaaatattcagTTAGTTTTGTGTTAGATTCTTATAAGATAGTTTGGAGAAGTTTTACAATAGAATATGTTATAAACATTTGTATAATACATTAGAGATGattttaaatgaatattaataaaattaattttttttagtgtATTTTTTGagaatcatatttttatttttataatatttatgttgtatttttcaaATTGATATTAGAGTCGTGAAAAAAATAGAACTAGTAGAGTAAATGATGATATATGATTGTTCAATTAGATCTATTTTTTATAATTAGAAGAGTGTCGATCCTCGAAAAAAAAGTGGGTAAGCAAAATCAGGGAAATGAGCATTATTTGCAGAAACCATTGTATTAGGAATAACAACATTAACAATAGAAGCAACAACATCAGTTGAAATGACAACAAATCAAGCACTGCACATTTTATCATTAGAAGGGGGTTTGGAGTGGCAAACAACACCATTAAATAAATTAGTAGCAGGATGGATAGGAGTAGAAGAAAATAGAGTAGGAGACTACCCCAGGTCCAAAGTTAGCTTT is part of the Cryptomeria japonica chromosome 10, Sugi_1.0, whole genome shotgun sequence genome and harbors:
- the LOC131076935 gene encoding cytochrome P450 734A1 isoform X1, producing the protein MEWLFAGLAAVCGGLIMLLFKIATAIWWKPLRLKKFFEAQGIRRPPYRILYGNSTDISRMIDEQTAKSMPLSHDMVPRVFPHLHEWSRIYGQDFIFWFGHQARLVVPHPELIEEILSAKFHNFTKLPGDPLSRQLVGQGLVGLTGEKWAQHRKIINPAFHMDLLKGMIPTIVKSSANMLEEWRKLILSGAPEIDVLKGFRDLTADVISRTAFGSSFTEGKDIFDMQTKQTILVLEAFHSVYIPGFRFLPTTKNRQRWNLEKEIRRCVRQVIDAREKTAITEKNGRYGADLLGLMMSESKKQVGVNGNSNAGLCTEEIIDECKTFYFAGHETTSVLLTWTIILLGIHQDWQERGRREVVEVCGRNNDPDPDSLSRLKIVGMIINETLRLYPPAMFLLRQACEPMKLGKLSIPAGTELFIPILAIHHDPALWGNDAKDFNPGRFSEGIAKAAKHPMAFMPFGAGPTICVGQNFALLEAKLVLAMILQNFYFVTSPSYAHAPMSSATLRPQYGAPVIFRMD